The following coding sequences lie in one Flavobacteriales bacterium genomic window:
- a CDS encoding tetratricopeptide repeat protein codes for MKNYIYLSIILFTLLSCETNNEGKVEVTPPENEEVDLNNYEGRVSEIEKYTKLIYSDSLVFHKEYAEKLLTAYDNFIQHDSYYDISKEYMFKAGELCKALDRPYDAIKYFNMLLERDPKDKHAGAALFYKAMIIGDVLKDDALAKETYQEFIDKYPDHPLVEGAKASIQLQGKTLEEIVKGFKEKEKTS; via the coding sequence ATGAAAAATTACATTTATTTAAGCATTATTTTATTTACGTTATTAAGCTGTGAAACAAACAACGAAGGAAAAGTTGAAGTTACTCCACCTGAAAACGAAGAAGTAGATTTGAACAATTATGAAGGTAGAGTAAGTGAAATTGAAAAATACACCAAACTTATTTATAGCGACAGTCTTGTGTTCCATAAAGAATATGCTGAAAAATTATTAACTGCTTACGATAATTTCATACAACATGACAGTTATTACGATATATCGAAAGAATACATGTTTAAAGCAGGAGAACTTTGCAAAGCATTAGACCGACCTTACGATGCCATTAAATACTTTAACATGCTTTTAGAACGCGACCCAAAAGATAAACATGCTGGTGCTGCCTTATTTTACAAAGCCATGATTATTGGTGATGTGCTTAAAGATGATGCTTTAGCCAAAGAAACCTATCAAGAATTTATCGACAAGTACCCAGATCACCCATTGGTTGAAGGTGCAAAAGCTTCTATTCAATTACAAGGAAAAACCTTAGAAGAAATTGTAAAAGGATTTAAAGAGAAAGAAAAAACCTCCTAG
- a CDS encoding DUF3276 family protein, whose amino-acid sequence MEGTENHDSDNRRDEVFSKSVRAGKRTYFFDVKSTKGDDYYLTVTESKRRFNADNGKFFFEKHKLFLYKEDFGKFTEGLEEAINKIKALKLEQGEEVVEKVASDYTDVDFDDLGDK is encoded by the coding sequence ATGGAAGGAACAGAAAACCATGACAGCGACAACAGAAGAGATGAAGTATTTTCTAAATCAGTAAGAGCAGGGAAGAGAACTTATTTTTTTGATGTTAAATCGACCAAAGGCGACGATTATTATTTAACAGTTACCGAAAGTAAAAGAAGATTTAATGCCGATAACGGTAAATTTTTCTTCGAAAAACACAAGTTGTTTTTATACAAAGAAGATTTTGGAAAATTTACTGAAGGCTTAGAAGAAGCCATCAACAAAATTAAAGCGTTGAAATTAGAACAAGGTGAAGAAGTGGTTGAAAAAGTTGCTTCAGACTATACCGATGTGGATTTTGATGATTTAGGCGATAAATAA
- a CDS encoding GntR family transcriptional regulator → MKEIGHFVELEALKTTPQGIYLITDEQNEILLPNKYIPKWLEIGDKIEVFVYTDSEDRPIATTLIPKVKINEIALLKAVDVTDFGAFFDWGVEKHLLVPFSEQFVKVEKDKSYLIYLYKDDVTNRMVGTTKFSKFLRKNPIELKVGDKVNFIVSGQTDIGYTIVVEQKHLGMIYKNEVFKDIRLGDEFVGYVRNIREDLKIDVSMNSTAIDEIEILSNKIYEKLLKEKGIINISDKSNPDEIYNMFQVSKKAFKRAIGVLYSERKIKINPASIVLVEN, encoded by the coding sequence ATGAAAGAAATCGGACATTTTGTAGAATTAGAAGCACTTAAAACCACTCCTCAAGGAATTTATTTAATTACTGACGAGCAAAACGAGATTTTGTTGCCCAACAAATACATTCCAAAATGGTTGGAAATTGGCGATAAAATTGAGGTATTTGTTTATACCGATTCGGAAGATAGACCTATTGCTACAACGCTTATTCCTAAAGTAAAGATTAATGAAATAGCATTACTAAAAGCTGTTGATGTAACCGATTTTGGAGCTTTCTTTGATTGGGGTGTTGAAAAACATTTGTTGGTGCCTTTTTCGGAACAATTTGTAAAAGTAGAAAAGGATAAAAGTTATTTGATTTACTTGTATAAAGATGATGTTACAAATAGAATGGTTGGTACAACCAAGTTTAGCAAGTTTTTAAGAAAAAATCCAATAGAGCTTAAGGTGGGCGATAAAGTTAACTTTATTGTTAGCGGGCAAACCGACATAGGTTATACCATTGTTGTTGAGCAAAAACATTTGGGTATGATTTACAAAAATGAAGTGTTTAAAGATATTCGATTGGGTGATGAGTTTGTTGGCTACGTTAGAAATATCCGTGAAGATTTAAAAATTGATGTAAGCATGAATAGTACTGCTATCGATGAAATTGAAATTTTGTCGAACAAAATTTATGAGAAATTGCTGAAAGAAAAAGGGATTATAAATATTTCTGATAAAAGCAATCCCGATGAAATTTACAACATGTTTCAGGTAAGTAAAAAAGCCTTTAAACGTGCAATAGGTGTATTGTACAGTGAACGAAAAATAAAAATAAATCCAGCAAGTATTGTTTTAGTTGAAAACTAA
- a CDS encoding peptide deformylase: MIRPIIAYGDPVLRKKAVEIDEDYPDLNLLLEDMFETMYNSQGVGLAAPQIGLSIRIFIVDAAPFVDEDKEDVEGLRDFKRVFINPIIIEETGKEWKFEEGCLSIPGIREDVSRQPDLIVEYYNEKFELIEEKLTGLPARIIQHEYDHIEGVLFTDKINPLKKQLLKGKLNDIAKGNVKVNYRMKFPLVKGKQ, from the coding sequence ATGATACGACCAATAATAGCTTACGGCGACCCTGTTTTAAGAAAAAAAGCCGTTGAAATAGATGAAGATTATCCAGATTTAAACTTATTGCTGGAAGACATGTTTGAAACCATGTACAATTCGCAAGGTGTAGGTTTAGCAGCTCCTCAAATAGGATTATCTATCCGTATTTTTATTGTTGATGCAGCTCCTTTTGTAGATGAAGACAAAGAAGATGTTGAAGGCTTACGCGATTTTAAACGTGTTTTTATCAACCCCATAATTATTGAAGAAACAGGTAAGGAATGGAAGTTTGAAGAAGGATGCTTGAGCATACCTGGCATTAGAGAGGATGTTAGTCGTCAACCCGACTTGATAGTTGAATACTACAATGAAAAATTTGAATTGATAGAAGAGAAACTAACTGGATTACCTGCCAGAATAATACAACACGAATACGACCATATTGAAGGAGTTTTGTTTACCGACAAAATAAACCCATTAAAAAAACAGTTATTAAAAGGTAAACTTAACGATATTGCCAAAGGAAATGTTAAAGTAAATTATAGAATGAAATTCCCTTTAGTAAAGGGTAAACAATAA
- a CDS encoding FAD:protein FMN transferase: MKKLVGVLFLLGVFGCSNQPKIDTIELNGFAQGTTYHIVYINSNGDNYQRSIDSLLIEIDNSLSTYNKKSIITKFNQADSILEVDKMFLDVFKRSKEIYAASEGAFDPTVTHLVNAWGFGFQNLNNADSNTIDSLLKFVDFESIEIFEGNKVIKNKKELMLDFNAIAQGYSVDVIADFLANNGIDNYMVEIGGEVKAVGKNRNQKLWRIGIDKPVENETARTIEAIVNLKNKALATSGNYRKFYEKDGIKYSHTINPKTGYPVTHTLLSATVVTDNCAVADAYATVFMVVGIDKAKEILSKNNKLQAILIFENENKKLETFVSEGLKEFIELNDSNL; this comes from the coding sequence ATGAAAAAGCTTGTTGGAGTACTATTTTTACTAGGTGTGTTTGGGTGTTCAAACCAACCTAAAATAGATACTATTGAATTGAATGGTTTTGCACAAGGTACCACGTATCATATTGTTTACATCAACAGTAATGGCGATAATTATCAGAGATCGATAGATTCTTTGCTCATTGAAATAGATAACTCCTTATCTACTTACAACAAAAAATCCATTATTACAAAATTCAATCAGGCAGATTCTATTTTGGAAGTGGATAAGATGTTTTTGGATGTATTTAAGCGTTCAAAAGAAATTTATGCAGCATCAGAAGGTGCTTTTGACCCAACGGTAACGCATTTGGTGAACGCTTGGGGTTTTGGTTTTCAAAATTTAAACAATGCTGATAGTAATACTATAGATAGCCTGCTTAAATTTGTTGATTTTGAATCAATTGAGATTTTTGAAGGAAACAAAGTTATCAAAAATAAAAAAGAATTAATGTTGGATTTTAACGCCATTGCTCAAGGTTATTCGGTTGATGTAATTGCAGATTTTTTAGCCAATAATGGCATTGATAATTACATGGTTGAAATTGGTGGGGAGGTAAAAGCAGTTGGCAAAAATCGAAATCAAAAATTATGGCGAATTGGTATTGATAAGCCAGTTGAAAACGAAACAGCACGAACCATTGAGGCTATTGTAAACCTGAAAAACAAAGCCCTGGCAACATCAGGTAACTACCGCAAGTTTTACGAAAAAGATGGAATTAAATATTCACACACCATTAATCCAAAAACGGGTTACCCTGTTACGCATACCTTATTGAGTGCTACTGTAGTAACCGATAATTGTGCTGTGGCTGATGCCTATGCCACTGTTTTTATGGTGGTTGGCATCGATAAAGCCAAAGAAATATTGAGTAAAAACAACAAGCTGCAAGCCATTTTAATTTTTGAGAACGAAAACAAAAAATTGGAAACCTTTGTTTCGGAGGGGTTAAAGGAGTTTATAGAGTTGAATGACAGTAATTTATAG
- the mnmE gene encoding tRNA uridine-5-carboxymethylaminomethyl(34) synthesis GTPase MnmE: MQTKNHISDTICALATASGIGAIAVIRLSGADAITICNKCFYGKDLTTVDSHTIHFGTLRDGDKIVDEVLVSVFKDKKSFTGENAVEISTHGSPYIQQQVLQLLVKNGAKAAGPGEFTLRAFLNGKLDLSQAEAVADVIASNSEASHQLAMQQMRGGFSQEIQKLREELIHFASLIELELDFSEEDVEFADRDDLKQLVVKLQDTLVKLIRSFNYGNVIKNGVPVAIVGEPNVGKSTLLNALLNEERAIVSDIAGTTRDTIEDEIVINGIGFRFIDTAGIRDTKDEIESLGIKKSFEKIDEASIVLLLVDAAAIPKAQLLTDIKNIENRIEGKNKRLVVIANKVDKAEKAIIDEKFDGIANVLFVSAKEKLNIEAIKEQLFNYVNSGALNQNDVIVTNARHYEALTQANEFLSKVLDGLDVNITGDFLAMDIRQSLHYLGLITGDISTDDLLDNIFSKFCIGK; encoded by the coding sequence ATGCAAACCAAAAACCATATTAGCGACACCATTTGTGCTTTAGCAACAGCTTCTGGCATAGGTGCAATTGCAGTTATACGTTTATCGGGAGCCGATGCCATTACCATTTGCAACAAGTGTTTTTATGGAAAAGATTTAACTACAGTTGATTCGCATACCATACATTTTGGAACGTTACGCGATGGCGATAAAATAGTGGATGAAGTATTGGTGAGTGTGTTTAAAGATAAAAAATCGTTTACAGGCGAAAATGCAGTAGAAATTTCTACGCACGGTTCGCCTTATATACAGCAACAAGTGTTACAATTGTTGGTAAAGAATGGAGCAAAAGCAGCAGGACCTGGTGAATTTACTTTACGGGCATTTTTAAACGGAAAATTAGACTTATCGCAAGCCGAAGCGGTTGCAGATGTGATTGCATCCAATTCCGAAGCATCCCACCAATTGGCTATGCAACAAATGCGTGGTGGCTTTAGCCAAGAAATTCAAAAATTACGAGAAGAATTGATACATTTTGCTTCGTTGATAGAGTTAGAGCTTGATTTTAGTGAAGAAGATGTAGAATTTGCTGATAGAGATGATTTAAAGCAATTGGTGGTAAAACTTCAAGACACCTTAGTTAAATTAATACGTTCGTTCAATTACGGTAATGTTATTAAAAATGGCGTTCCTGTGGCTATTGTTGGTGAACCTAATGTGGGTAAATCTACTTTATTGAACGCTTTGTTGAATGAGGAAAGAGCCATTGTTTCTGATATTGCTGGAACAACGCGAGATACCATTGAGGATGAAATAGTAATTAACGGAATAGGTTTCCGATTTATTGATACCGCTGGAATACGCGATACCAAAGATGAAATAGAATCGTTGGGGATTAAAAAATCGTTTGAAAAAATTGATGAAGCTTCGATTGTATTGTTGTTGGTGGATGCTGCGGCAATACCCAAGGCACAATTATTAACCGACATTAAAAACATTGAAAATCGTATTGAAGGTAAAAACAAGCGTTTGGTGGTTATTGCCAATAAAGTAGATAAAGCAGAAAAAGCAATAATTGACGAAAAATTTGACGGTATTGCCAACGTGTTGTTTGTATCTGCCAAAGAAAAACTAAACATTGAAGCGATAAAAGAACAATTGTTTAATTATGTGAATTCTGGTGCATTAAACCAAAACGATGTAATTGTTACCAATGCACGACATTACGAAGCGCTAACACAAGCTAACGAGTTTTTAAGCAAGGTATTGGACGGCTTGGATGTTAACATTACTGGTGATTTCTTAGCCATGGACATTCGTCAATCTTTACACTATTTAGGCCTAATTACAGGCGATATTTCTACTGATGACCTTTTAGATAATATTTTCTCCAAGTTTTGTATCGGAAAATAA
- a CDS encoding 7-carboxy-7-deazaguanine synthase QueE, giving the protein MEEFYTIQGEGFNTGKAAYFIRVGGCDVGCHWCDVKESWNPNLHPLTDIDVVVENMKKFPAKSIVVTGGEPSIYNLTELSQKLKKEQVELFIETSGAYPLTGVWDWICLSPKKTIKPLEENYKLAHELKVIIFNKDDFKWAEEQSKHVNNDCKLYLQPEWSKMEQMLPTIIEYVKNNPKWNISLQTHKYMRIP; this is encoded by the coding sequence ATGGAAGAATTTTATACCATTCAAGGGGAAGGGTTTAATACGGGTAAGGCTGCTTATTTTATTCGTGTGGGTGGTTGTGATGTGGGTTGCCATTGGTGTGATGTAAAAGAAAGCTGGAACCCGAATTTACATCCGCTTACAGATATTGATGTAGTGGTAGAGAACATGAAAAAATTCCCGGCAAAAAGTATTGTGGTAACGGGTGGTGAGCCTTCTATTTATAATTTAACTGAACTTTCTCAAAAACTTAAAAAAGAGCAAGTTGAATTATTTATTGAAACTTCAGGAGCATATCCGTTGACTGGAGTTTGGGATTGGATTTGTTTGTCGCCAAAAAAGACCATAAAACCATTAGAAGAGAATTACAAATTGGCTCATGAACTAAAAGTTATTATCTTTAACAAGGATGATTTTAAGTGGGCTGAAGAGCAGTCTAAACATGTAAATAACGATTGTAAATTGTATTTGCAGCCCGAATGGAGTAAAATGGAACAAATGTTGCCAACAATAATTGAGTATGTAAAAAATAATCCGAAATGGAACATTTCTTTACAAACGCACAAATACATGAGAATACCATAA
- a CDS encoding PD40 domain-containing protein yields MEHFFTNAQIHENTITVKLNNMIKQSYFLAIFFIFLTVLSCKAQEKKYGTENKKAIKFYEEGKGYYDSRKNDLAELSLLQAIEKDPNFAEAELLLAYVYTENNNTEKAIEHYQKSININPNLFPEAHASLGLLQFDLGKYKEAKQNLEKYLTFKDSPLMMKPYAISAIKNCEFALEAIKKPVPFEPINLGKGVNTELPEYFPALSADNKYLLFTRRLNDKSTYSGYNEDFFISKFDDNNWMMAQPLQGINSLNNEGAPTISPNGQFLIFTSCEDPFEGYGQGRTGLGSCDLFYAYNIGGKWTNPKNLNNPINTMHWETQPSFSSDGKTLYFVRGLKTRGGIKNQDIYTSELSEEGTWSIPERLSEVVNTVGREESVFIHPDGKTLYFSSDGHVGMGGLDIYMTQKDENGVWSTPVNLGYPINTFNDENSLLVDAEGNFAYFASDREGGFGSLDLYKFKLPDNIKPNMVTYLAGKVYDAETKEVLPARFELIDLKTGKVAIQSYADEKTGAYLVCLPINQDYALNVSQEGYMFHSENFTLTGGTVTQPFEKNVGMKKIKVGESVVLKNVFFETAKFDLKDRSRVELDKLVAFLVKNPKMKIELGGHTDNVGDKKMNQVLSENRAKAVFEYLVKKGINADRLSTKGYGDTMPIADNGTDEGRAENRRTEFKITAN; encoded by the coding sequence ATGGAACATTTCTTTACAAACGCACAAATACATGAGAATACCATAACAGTTAAATTGAACAACATGATCAAACAATCCTATTTCCTTGCTATATTTTTTATTTTTTTAACTGTTTTATCGTGTAAAGCACAAGAAAAAAAGTATGGAACTGAGAATAAAAAGGCTATTAAATTTTATGAAGAAGGTAAGGGGTATTACGATTCGCGAAAAAACGATTTAGCCGAATTAAGTTTGCTTCAGGCAATAGAAAAAGACCCGAATTTTGCGGAAGCAGAGTTGTTGTTAGCGTATGTTTACACTGAAAACAACAATACAGAAAAAGCGATTGAACATTATCAGAAATCAATAAACATTAATCCAAATTTATTTCCAGAAGCACATGCTTCGTTAGGTTTGTTGCAGTTTGATTTGGGTAAGTATAAGGAGGCCAAACAAAATTTAGAGAAATATTTGACCTTTAAAGATTCGCCTTTAATGATGAAGCCTTATGCGATTAGTGCGATTAAAAACTGCGAATTTGCATTGGAAGCGATTAAAAAACCAGTTCCGTTTGAACCAATAAATCTTGGAAAAGGTGTAAATACAGAGCTTCCAGAATATTTTCCAGCCCTTTCAGCAGATAATAAATACTTACTTTTTACAAGACGATTAAATGATAAAAGCACTTATTCTGGATATAACGAAGATTTTTTTATCAGCAAGTTTGATGATAATAACTGGATGATGGCACAGCCTTTACAAGGTATAAATAGCTTAAACAATGAAGGTGCTCCAACCATATCGCCAAACGGACAATTTTTAATTTTTACTTCTTGTGAAGACCCATTTGAAGGTTATGGGCAAGGTAGAACAGGTTTAGGCAGTTGTGATTTGTTTTATGCGTATAATATTGGGGGTAAATGGACCAATCCTAAAAACCTAAACAATCCAATAAACACCATGCATTGGGAAACCCAGCCTTCTTTTTCTTCTGATGGAAAAACCTTGTATTTTGTTCGTGGCTTGAAAACTCGGGGTGGAATCAAAAATCAAGACATTTATACTTCTGAATTAAGTGAAGAAGGTACTTGGTCGATTCCAGAGCGTTTAAGCGAGGTGGTAAATACTGTTGGTAGAGAAGAGTCTGTTTTTATACATCCTGATGGTAAAACGCTTTATTTTTCATCTGACGGGCATGTTGGAATGGGTGGTTTGGATATTTACATGACACAAAAAGATGAAAATGGAGTTTGGTCAACCCCTGTAAATTTGGGTTATCCAATCAATACCTTTAATGATGAGAATAGCTTGTTGGTAGATGCTGAAGGTAATTTTGCTTATTTTGCAAGTGACAGAGAGGGCGGTTTTGGTAGTTTAGATTTGTATAAGTTTAAGTTGCCAGATAATATAAAACCAAACATGGTAACGTATTTAGCGGGTAAGGTTTACGATGCAGAAACAAAAGAAGTGTTGCCAGCTCGTTTTGAATTGATAGATTTAAAAACTGGAAAAGTGGCTATTCAATCGTATGCTGATGAAAAAACGGGTGCTTATTTGGTTTGTTTACCAATTAATCAAGATTATGCATTGAATGTTTCTCAAGAAGGATATATGTTCCATTCTGAAAACTTTACTTTAACAGGAGGAACAGTTACTCAACCATTTGAAAAAAATGTTGGGATGAAGAAAATTAAAGTTGGAGAGAGTGTGGTGCTTAAAAATGTGTTTTTTGAAACGGCTAAATTTGATTTAAAAGATAGGTCGAGAGTAGAGTTGGATAAATTGGTGGCGTTTTTAGTGAAAAATCCAAAAATGAAAATTGAGTTGGGCGGTCATACCGATAACGTGGGCGATAAAAAAATGAATCAAGTTTTGTCAGAAAACAGAGCAAAAGCCGTGTTTGAATATTTGGTTAAAAAAGGTATTAATGCTGACCGATTGAGTACCAAAGGTTATGGTGATACGATGCCAATTGCAGATAATGGAACAGACGAAGGTCGAGCAGAAAATCGTAGAACAGAGTTTAAAATTACAGCGAATTAA
- a CDS encoding shikimate dehydrogenase: MKKYGLIGHPLTHSFSKKFFTEKFEKEQFNDCQYDLFDISSINELAIVLKNNPDLRGLNVTIPYKEVVMDVLDEIDEEAKKIGAVNTIKIKNNKLIGYNTDYFGFKQSLKPFLEISQERALILGTGGASKAVYHALTSLNINCLFVSRNPKNENEISYEDVNEYVIRNHQIIVNTTPVGTYPNINEKPNIDYTQITAKHLLYDLVYNPTETQFLKEGKQQGAIVLNGMQMLQLQAEKAWEIWNEK, from the coding sequence ATGAAGAAATACGGACTAATCGGACACCCGCTCACCCACTCTTTTTCGAAGAAGTTTTTTACTGAAAAATTTGAAAAAGAACAATTCAACGATTGTCAGTACGATTTGTTTGATATTTCTTCTATAAACGAACTAGCTATTGTTTTAAAAAACAACCCTGATTTAAGAGGTTTAAACGTAACCATTCCATACAAAGAAGTTGTAATGGATGTTTTAGATGAGATAGATGAAGAGGCTAAAAAAATAGGTGCTGTAAACACGATAAAAATAAAAAACAACAAATTAATTGGTTATAACACCGATTATTTCGGTTTTAAACAATCTTTAAAACCGTTTTTAGAAATATCGCAAGAACGTGCTTTAATTTTAGGAACAGGAGGTGCTTCTAAGGCTGTTTATCATGCTTTAACTTCATTAAACATCAACTGTTTGTTTGTTTCTCGAAATCCTAAAAACGAAAATGAAATTAGTTATGAAGATGTGAACGAATATGTTATTAGAAATCATCAAATAATAGTAAACACTACTCCTGTGGGTACTTACCCAAACATCAACGAAAAACCAAACATTGATTACACGCAAATTACCGCCAAACATTTGTTGTACGATTTGGTGTACAACCCAACTGAAACCCAATTTTTAAAAGAAGGCAAACAGCAAGGTGCCATTGTTTTAAATGGAATGCAAATGCTTCAATTACAAGCCGAAAAAGCTTGGGAAATTTGGAACGAAAAATAA